In one Silene latifolia isolate original U9 population chromosome 10, ASM4854445v1, whole genome shotgun sequence genomic region, the following are encoded:
- the LOC141609270 gene encoding uncharacterized protein LOC141609270 produces the protein MPGDAKSAFHPALAVNNVTNHIPVKLGMDNDQYPLWVALFTNHAKSNRVLHHIITPKVAPTPPSTADEQELWDTLDATILQWIYSTVTTELLETIIEAESTAKEAWDRLANIFQDNRNSRAVTLEQEFSHVEMADFSSVSAYCQRLKSLADQLKNVGSPVSDNRLVLQLVSGLSPAYHGVGTIIRQSNPLTPFYRARSMLTLEEASIAKQAATSNSEALYTRGNLDSDSGGNSSKSTGSNNGKGGRGSGSGGKKKGNKGGKGHQGNGKGQGNSSTPAAPTATTPPTPMSWPGSYGQWQWPPSPWGYPPCPYPSNPWMMRPMIPRQQQGVLGPRPQ, from the coding sequence ATGCCTGGTGATGCGAAATCAGCGTTTCATCCGGCGTTGGCTGTGAACAACGTTACTAATCATATTCCTGTCAAACTCGGCATGGATAATGATCAGTACCCCTTGTGGGTCGCCTTGTTCACCAACCATGCTAAGTCGAATCGGGTTCTCCACCATATCATCACTCCGAAGGTCGCTCCCACGCCGCCGTCAACCGCTGATGAACAGGAATTATGGGACACGCTCGACGCCACGATACTTCAGTGGATCTATTCCACCGTCACTACCGAACTCTTGGAAACAATTATTGAAGCCGAATCCACCGCGAAAGAAGCATGGGACCGTCTTGCTAATATTTTCCAAGATAACAGGAACTCTCGCGCGGTGACGCTTGAACAGGAGTTCTCTCATGTCGAGATGGCGGATTTCTCCTCCGTCTCCGCATATTGCCAAAGACTCAAATCGTTGGCAGACCAATTGAAAAATGTCGGTTCTCCAGTTTCCGACAATCGCTTGGTTCTTCAATTGGTCTCAGGTTTATCTCCGGCTTATCATGGTGTTGGGACGATTATTCGTCAAAGTAATCCTCTTACTCCCTTCTATCGAGCACGATCGATGTTGACGCTCGAAGAAGCTAGCATCGCTAAGCAGGCCGCTACCAGTAACTCTGAGGCTCTCTATACCCGTGGCAATTTGGATAGCGACAGTGGTGGAAACTCTTCCAAATCCACTGGCTCCAACAACGGAAAAGGAGGGCGTGGCAGCGGGTCTGGTGGAAAGAAAAAGGGGAATAAAGGTGGCAAGGGACATCAGGGCAACGGCAAAGGGCAGGGTAACTCTTCTACTCCCGCTGCTCCAACTGCCACTACACCACCAACACCTATGTCATGGCCAGGTAGTTATGGGCAGTGGCAATGGCCTCCCTCTCCATGGGGTTACCCACCATGCCCTTACCCATCCAACCCATGGATGATGAGACCTATGATTCCACGGCAGCAGCAAGGTGTTTTGGGACCTCGGCCTCAATAG
- the LOC141606134 gene encoding auxin-binding protein ABP19a-like, with the protein MELPKLSFLFSFLVLLTVSSATSVVDFCVADFNYPVGPVGYPCKNPGNLTVDDFVFCGLGVPGNTSANIFNAASTFAVDTTFPALNGLGLSMIRLDIGVGGVIPIHSHRVSELILVIDGSIIAGFIDSNNVAYYKTLNKGDIMIFPQSMLHFQVNVGHEPALAFVSLNSPSPGFQTTTTSLFGNDLPTDVIEKITLVDAAQVKKLKELFGGTN; encoded by the coding sequence ATGGAATTACCAAAACTCTCCTTTTTATTTTCGTTTCTAGTCCTTTTAACGGTATCATCCGCTACAAGTGTTGTCGATTTCTGCGTAGCAGACTTCAATTACCCGGTGGGACCTGTCGGATATCCGTGTAAGAACCCGGGAAATTTAACCGTCGACGACTTTGTTTTCTGCGGATTAGGCGTTCCAGGGAACACGTCAGCCAACATTTTCAATGCCGCTTCAACGTTTGCAGTCGATACAACATTTCCTGCATTAAACGGATTGGGCCTTTCGATGATTCGACTTGACATCGGTGTGGGTGGAGTGATCCCAATCCACAGCCACCGTGTTTCGGAACTGATTTTGGTAATTGATGGTTCAATTATTGCTGGTTTTATTGATTCAAATAATGTTGCTTACTATAAAACGTTAAATAAGGGTGATATAATGATATTCCCACAAAGTATGTTGCATTTTCAAGTAAATGTAGGTCACGAACCTGCTCTTGCGTTTGTTAGTTTAAACAGTCCGAGCCCTGGTTTCCAAACTACAACCACTTCTTTGTTTGGAAATGATTTGCCAACAGATGTGATTGAGAAGATCACTTTGGTGGATGCTGCCCAagtgaagaagttgaaggaaCTCTTTGGTGGAACTAACTGA